The sequence aatTCTAAATCACTCACATCTCatgaaaatgtttcaaaatcaGCTTCAACAAAATTGTAAACATAGTAGAAATATCATTCCAAGATCTTCATGACAACAAAAATCCAATTCTTTGTGGAAGTCTCAGTCACGGTTTTATGGTTGTTGTTTCTTTTGTAATATGTTTGGACATAAAGCATCAAACTGCTGGTTCTCACAAAGACAATAttcaattcttggttttcattattTGATAAGTGATTCAAGTCTGAAAAACTTAGAGACTCAAATCTTATAATCAATAAGTGATTCTTACTTTCATGTAATTACTTTTATTGACAGAAACTCAAAAgattataaatttttattgaatccttcATCACCGATTCATCCCCTCCATCTAAGTGACAGTAGTATtcccttcaattggtattagagaaggttGTCGTACAAAGGCTTAAACACCTAGGTTGATCCTATGTGTGAAATACTATTTAAAATGGCTCAAGAAAGTTCCTCTTCTTCCAAGGCTCCTTTGTTTAATGATACTAATTATGATTTTGGAAAGTAATAATGAAAACTTATTTAATTTCCTTGGGTGTGGATGTTTGGACTATTGTTGTCAATGGATACACTATCCCACAAAGTATACCTACTGATTCTGATGGTAAGAGAGAATATGAAAATGATGCTAATGCCAAGCATGGTATCTTATGTGGATTGTCTAAAGATGTAGTTGTTAAAATAATGCATTTTAGTTCCTAGAAACAAGTTTGGGACAAACTTAACAACATTTACCATGGTAATGATAAAGTAAAACAAGCTAAGATTCAAACTCTTAGGGCTAAGTTTGAAGGAATGAAGATGCATGATGAAGAAAAGGTTGCAGATTATTTCGttagagttgatgaatctatcaatGCAATTAGAGGATTAGTAGAAGACATAGAAGATAAGGATATAGTCCAAAAGGTGATGAGGTCTCTTCCCTCTAAATATGATTCTAAGTTATCAGCCATAGAGGAACTTAAGGAGTTGAATACATTGACTATGAATGATCTTCATGGGATACTCATTGCTTATGAAATGAGAGCTTGTAGTGATGAAACTATTCATAAGGAGAGTGCTTTTAAAGttgagaagaagaataaagaaactCAAAAAGGGGTTAGGAAAATACAAGGGCAAACTACTTTTAAATGCTTTAATTATGGTAAGCTTGGTCACTTTTCTGCAAATTGTCCTTTGGATGATAGTGACAAAGAAAATTTAGAATCTTTCTCTAAGCAGAGAACCTTAAATATAAAGAAAAAGTTTCCCCTCAAGCTTAAGAAAAGTTTATATGCTAAAGGTGATGTGACTGATAGTAATACGGAAGAGTCAATGGATGATGAATCTGATGTTTTGTTTATGACTACTGAATGTCTTGCAGGAAATCAGGGTCTTAATGATGTTGTGTTGTCAGATGTTGAAGGATAAAGTGAAGTTGACTTAGAAGGTGAGATAATTTGTGCTCTTAAAGAAGTCAAAAAAGTTAAAAAAGGAACTTTGTTTACAAGAGAATCAAGCTGCAACTTTCGTAAATAAACTTAACTCTCTTGAAATACTAGCAACCAATTTAACAAGAAAAATTGATGAGCAAAAAAGAATTGCAGATGAGACAAAAGAAAACTTAGCAAGTAAAAATGAATCTTGTAAAAAACTGGAAGCAAAGATAATAGTTTTAAAAAGAAAACTTGAAAGATATGATAAAATAAGATTAGAAGATATCTTGAGTACACAGAGGAAAGACAACAAAATATCTGGTATAGGGTTTGAAATTGGTCAAATTCTAAATAGCAACAACAAAAATATCCTATATGAAAGTTTTGGGtctcaagaaaagaaagaagataatTCTAAATCACTCACATCTCAGGAAAATGTTTCAAAATCAGCTTCAACAAAATTGTAAACATAGTAGAAATATCATTCCAAGATCTTCATGACAACAAAAATCCAATTATTTGTGGAAGTCTCAGTCACGGTTTTATGGTTGTTGTTTCTTTTGTAATATGTTTGGACATAAAGCATCAAACTGCTGGTTCTCACAAAGACAATAttcaattcttggttttcattattTGATAAGTGATTCAAGTCTGAAAAACTTAGAGACTCAAATCTTATAATCAATAAGTGATTCTTACTTTCATGTAATTACTTTTATTGACAGAAACTCAAAAgattataaatttttattgaatccttcATCACCGATTCATCCCCTCCATCTAAGTGACAGTAGTATtcccttcaattggtattagagaaggttGTCGTACAAAGGCTTAAACACCTAGGTTGATCCTATGTGTGAAATACTATTTAAAATGGCTCAAGAAAGTTCCTCTTCTTCCAAGGCTCCTTTGTTTAATGATACTAATTATGATTTTGGAAAGTAATAATGAAAACTTATTTAATTTCCTTGGGTGTGGATGTTTGGACTATTGTTGTCAATGGATACACTATCCCACAAAGTATACCTACTGATTCTGATGGTAAGAGAGAATATGAAAATGATGCTAATGCCAAGCATGGTATCTTATGTGGATTGTCTAAAGATGTAGTTGTTAAAATAATGCATTTTAGTTCCTAGAAACAAGTTTGGGACAAACTTAACAACATTTACCATGGTAATGATAAAGTAAAACAAGCTAAGATTCAAACTCTTAGGGCTAAGTTTGAAGGAATAAAGATGCATGATGAAGAAAAGGTTGCAGATTATTTCGttagagttgatgaatctatcaatGCAATTAGAGGATTAGTAGAAGACATAGAAGATAAGGATATAGTCCAAAAGGTGATGAGGTCTCTTCCCTCTAAATATGATTCTAAGTTATCAGCCATAGAGGAACTTAAGGAGTTGAATACATTGACTATGGATGATCTTCATGGGATACTCATTGCTTATGAAATGAGAGCTTGTAGTGATGAAACTATTCATAAGGAGAGTGCTTTTAAAGttgagaagaagaataaagaaactCAAAAAGGGGTTAGGAAAATACAAGGGCAAACTACTTTTAAATGCTTTAATTATGGTAAGCTTGGTCACTTTTCTGCAAATTGTCCTTTGGATGATAGTGACAAAGAAAATTTAGAATCTTTCTCTAAGCAGAGAACCTTAAATATAAAGAAAAAGTTTGCCCTCAAGCTTAAGAAAAGTTTATATGCTAAAGGTGATGTGACTGATAGTAATACAGAAGAGTCAATGGATGATGAATCTGAAGTTTTGTTTATGACTACTGAATGTCTTGCAGGAAATCAGGGTCTTAATGATGTTGTGTTGTCAGATGTTGAAGGATAAAGTGAAGTTGACTTAGAAGGTGAGATAATTTGTGCTCTTAAACAAGTCAAAAAAGTTAAAAAAGGAACTTTGATTACAAGAGAATCAAGCTGCAACTTTCGTAAATAAACTTAACTCTCTTGAAATACTAGCAACCAATTTAACAAGAAAAATTGATGAGCAAAAAAGAATTGCAGATGAGACAAAAGAAAACTTAGCAAGTAAAAATGAATCTTGTAAAAAACTGGAAGCAAAGATAATAGTTTTAAAAAGAAAACTTGAAAGATATGATAAAATAAGATTAGAAGATATCTTGAGTACACAGAGGAAAGACAACAAAATATCTGGTATAGGGTTTGAAATTGGTCAAATTCTAAATAGCAACAACAAAAATATCCTATATGAAAGTTTTGGGtctcaagaaaagaaagaagataatTCTAAATCACTCACATCTCAGGAAAATGTTTCAAAATCAGCTTCAACAAAATTGTAAACATAGTAGAAATATCATTCCAAGATCTTCATGACAACAAAAATCCAATTATTTGTGGAAGTCTCAGTCACGGTTTTATGGTTGTTGTTTCTTTTGTAATATGTTTGGACATAAAGCATCAAACTGCTGGTTCTCACAAAGACAATAttcaattcttggttttcattattTGATAAGTGATTCAAGTCTGAAAAACTTAGAGACTCAAATCTTATAATCAATAAGTGATTCTTACTTTCATGTAATTACTTTTATTGACAGAAACTCAAAAgattataaatttttattgaatccttcATCACCGATTCATCCCCTCCATCTAAGTGACAGTAGTATtcccttcaattggtattagagaaggttGTCGTACAAAGGCTTAAACACCTAGGTTGATCCTATGTGTGAAATACTATTTAAAATGGCTCAAGAAAGTTCCTCTTCTTCCAAGGCTCCTTTGTTTAATGATACTAATTATGATTTTGGAAAGTAATAATGAAAACTTATTTAATTTCCTTGGGTGTGGATGTTTGGACTATTGTTGTCAATGGATACACTATCCCACAAAGTATACCTACTGATTCTGATGGTAAGAGAGAATATGAAAATGATGCTAATGCCAAGCATGGTATCTTATGTGGATTGTCTAAAGATGTACTTGTTAAAATAATGCATTTTAGTTCCTAGAAACAAGTTTGGGACAAACTTAACAACATTTACCATGGTAATGATAAAGTAAAACAAGCTAAGATTCAAACTCTTAGGGCTAAGTTTGAAGGAATAAAGATGCATGATGAAGAAAAGGTTGCAGATTATTTCGttagagttgatgaatctatcaatGCAATTAGAGGATTAGTAGAAGACATAGAAGATAAGGATATAGTCCAAAAGGTGATGAGGTCTCTTCCCTCTAAATATGATTCTAAGTTATCAGCCATAGAGGAACTTAAGGAGTTGAATACATTGACTATGGATGATCTTCATGGGATACTCATTGCTTATGAAATGAGAGCTTGTAGTGATGAAACTATTCATAAGGAGAGTGCTTTTAAAGttgagaagaagaataaagaaactCAAAAAGGGGTTAGGAAAATACAAGGGCAAACTACTTTTAAATGCTTTAATTATGGTAAGCTTGGTCACTTTTCTGCAAATTGTCCTTTGGATGATAGTGACAAAGAAAATTTAGAATCTTTCTCTAAGCAGAGAACCTTAAATATAAAGAAAAAGTTTCCCCTCAAGCTTAAGAAAAGTTTATATGCTAAAGGTGATGTGACTGATAGTAATGCAGAAGAGTCAATGGATGATGAATCTGAATTTTTGTTTATGACTACTGAATGTCTTGCAGGAAATCAGGGTCTTAATGATGTTGTGTTGTCAGATGTTGAAGGATAAAGTGAAGTTGACTTAGAAGGTGAGATAATTTGTGCTCTTAAAGAAGTCAAAAAAGTTAAAAAAGGAACTTTGTTTACAAGAGAATCAAGCTGCAACTTTCGTAAATAAACTTAACTCTCTTGAAATACTAGCAACCAATTTAACAAGAAAAATTGATGAGCAAAAAAGAATTGCAGATGAGACAAAAGAAAACTTAGCAAGTAAAAATGAATCTTGTAAAAAACTGGAAGCAAAGATAATAGTTTTAAAAAGAAAACTTGAAAGATATGATAAAATAAGATTAGAAGATATCTTGAGTACACAGAGGAAAGACAACAACATATCTGGTATAGGGTTTGAAATTGGTCAAATTCTAAATAGCAACAACAAAAATATCCTATATGAAAGTTTTGGGtctcaagaaaagaaagaagataatTCTAAATCACTCACATCTCatgaaaatgtttcaaaatcaGCTTCAACAAAATTGTAAACATAGTAGAAATATCATTCCAAGATCTTCATGACAACAAAAATCCAATTATTTGTGGAAGTCTCAGTCACGGTTTTATGGTTGTTGTTTCTTTTGTAATATGTTTGGACATAAAGCATCAAACTGCTGGTTCTCACAAAGACAATAttcaattcttggttttcattattTGATAAGTGATTCAAGTCTGAAAAACTTAGAGACTCAAATCTTATAATCAATAAGTGATTCTTACTTTCATGTAATTACTTTTATTGACAGAAACTCAAAAgattataaatttttattgaatccttcATCACCGATTCATCCCCTCCATCTAAGTGACAGTAGTATtcccttcaattggtattagagaaggttGTCGTACAAAGGCTTAAACACCTAGGTTGATCCTATGTGTGAAATACTATTTAAAATGGCTCAAGAAAGTTCCTCTTCTTCCAAGGCTCCTTTGTTTAATGATACTAATTATGATTTTGGAAAGTAATAATGAAAACTTATTTAATTTCCTTGGGTGTGGATGTTTGGACTATTGTTGTCAATGGATACACTATCCCACAAAGTATACCTACTGATTCTGATGGTAAGAGAGAATATGAAAATGATGCTAATGCCAAGCATGGTATCTTATGTGGATTGTCTAAAGATGTAGTTGTTAAAATAATGCATTTTAGTTCCTAGAAACAAGTTTGGGACAAACTTAACAACATTTACCATGGTAATGATAAAGTAAAACAAGCTAAGATTCAAACTCTTAGGGCTAAGTTTGAAGGAATGAAGATGCATGATGAAGAAAAGGTTGCAGATTATTTCGttagagttgatgaatctatcaatGCAATTAGAGGATTAGTAGAAGACATAGAAGATAAGGATATAGTCCAAAAGGTGATGAGGTCTCTTCCCTCTAAATATGATTCTAAGTTATCAGCCATAGAGGAACTTAAGGAGTTGAATACATTGACTATGGATGATCTTCATGGGATACTCATTGCTTATGAAATGAGAGCTTGTAGTGATGAAACTATTCATAAGGAGAGTGCTTTTAAAGttgagaagaagaataaagaaactCAAAAAGGGGTTAGGAAAATACAAGGGCAAACTACTTTTAAATGCTTTAATTATGGTAAGCTTGGTCACTTTTCTGCAAATTGTCCTTTGGATGATAGTGACAAAGAAAATTTAGAATCTTTCTCTAAGCAGAGAACCTTAAATATAAAGAAAAAGTTTCCCCTCAAGCTTAAGAAAAGTTTATATGCTAAAGGTGATGTGACTGATAGTAATGCAGAAGAGTCAATGGATGATGAATCTGAATTTTTGTTTATGACTACTGAATGTCTTGCAGGAAATCAGGGTCTTAATGATGTTGTGTTGTCAGATGTTGAAGGATAAAGTGAAGTTGACTTAGAAGGTGAGATAATTTGTGCTCTTAAAGAAGTCAAAAAAGTTAAAAAAGGAACTTTGTTTACAAGAGAATCAAGCTGCAACTTTCGTAAATAAACTTAACTCTCTTGAAATACTAGCAACCAATTTAACAAGAAAAATTGATGAGCAAAAAAGAATTGCAGATGAGACAAAAGAAAACTTAGCAAGTAAAAATGAATCTTGTAAAAAACTGGAAGCAAAGATAATAGTTTTAAAAAGAAAACTTGAAAGATATGATAAAATAAGATTAGAAGATATCTTGAGTACACAGAGGAAAGACAACAACATATCTGGTATAGGGTTTGAAATTGGTCAAATTCTAAATAGCAACAACAAAAATATCCTATATGAAAGTTTTGGGtctcaagaaaagaaagaagataatTCTAAATCACTCACATCTCatgaaaatgtttcaaaatcaGCTTCAACAAAATTGTAAACATAGTAGAAATATCATTCCAAGATCTTCATGACAACAAAAATCCAATTATTTGTGGAAGTCTCAGTCACGGTTTTATGGTTGTTGTTTCTTTTGTAATATGTTTGGACATAAAGCATCAAACTGCTGGTTCTCACAAAGACAATAttcaattcttggttttcattattTGATAAGTGATTCAAGTCTGAAAAACTTAGAGACTCAAATCTTATAATCAATAAGTGATTCTTACTTTCATGTAATTACTTTTATTGACAGAAACTCAAAAgattataaatttttattgaatccttcATCACCGATTCATCCCCTCCATCTAAGTGACAGTAGTATtcccttcaattggtattagagaaggttGTCGTACAAAGGCTTAAACACCTAGGTTGATCCTATGTGTGAAATACTATTTAAAATGGCTCAAGAAAGTTCCTCTTCTTCCAAGGCTCCTTTGTTTAATGATACTAATTATGATTTTGGAAAGTAATAATGAAAACTTATTTAATTTCCTTGGGTGTGGATGTTTGGACTATTGTTGTCAATGGATACACTATCCCACAAAGTATACCTACTGATTCTGATGGTAAGAGAGAATATGAAAATGATGCTAATGCCAAGCATGGTATCTTATGTGGATTGTCTAAAGATGTAGTTGTTAAAATAATGCATTTTAGTTCCTAGAAACAAGTTTGGGACAAACTTAACAACATTTACCATGGTAATGATAAAGTAAAACAAGCTAAGATTCAAACTCTTAGGGCTAAGTTTGAAGGAATGAAGATGCATGATGAAGAAAAGGTTGCAGATTATTTCGttagagttgatgaatctatcaatGCAATTAGAGGATTAGTAGAAGACATAGAAGATAAGGATATAGTCCAAAAGGTGATGAGGTCTCTTCCCTCTAAATATGATTCTAAGTTATCAGCCATAGAGGAACTTAAGGAGTTGAATACATTGACTATGGATGATCTTCATGGGATACTCATTGCTTATGAAATGAGAGCTTGTAGTGATGAAACTATTCATAAGGAGAGTGCTTTTAAAGttgagaagaagaataaagaaactCAAAAAGGGGTTAGGAAAATACAAGGGCAAACTACTTTTAAATGCTTTAATTATGGTAAGCTTGGTCACTTTTCTGCAAATTGTCCTTTGGATGATAGTGACAAAGAAAATTTAGAATCTTTCTCTAAGCAGAGAACCTTAAATATAAAGAAAAAGTTTCCCCTCAAGCTTAAGAAAAGTTTATATGCTAAAGGTGATGTGACTGATAGTAATACAGAAGAGTCAATGGATGATGAATCTGAAGTTTTGTTTATGACTACTGAATGTCTTGCAGGAAATCAGGGTCTTAATGATGTTGTGTTGTCAGATGTTGAAGGATAAAGTGAAGTTGACTTAGAAGGTGAGATAATTTGTGCTCTTAAAGAAGTCAAAAAAGTTAAAAAAGGAACTTTGATTACAAGAGAATCAAGCTGCAACTTTCGTAAATAAACTTAACTCTCTTGAAATACTAGCAACCAATTTAACAAGAAAAATTGATGAGCAAAAAAGAATTGCAGATGAGACAAAAGAAAACTTAGCAAGTAAAAATGAATCTTGTAAAAAACTGGAAGCAAAGATAATAGTTTTAAAAAGAAAACTTGAAAGATATGATAAAATAAGATTAGAAGATATCTTGAGTACACAGAGGAAAGACAACAACATATCTGGTATAGGGTTTGAAATTGGTCAAATTCTAAATAGCAACAACAAAAATATCCTATATGAAAGTTTTGGGtctcaagaaaagaaagaagataatTCTAAATCACTCACATCTCatgaaaatgtttcaaaatcaGCTTCAACAAAATTGTAAACATAGTAGAAATATCATTCCAAGATCTTCATGACAACAAAAATCCAATTATTTGTGGAAGTCTCAGTCACGGTTTTATGGTTGTTGTTTCTTTTGTAATATGTTTGGACATAAAGCATCAAACTGCTGGTTCTCACAAAGACAATAttcaattcttggttttcattattTGATAAGTGATTCAAGTCTGAAAAACTTAGAGACTCAAATCTTATAATCAATAAGTGATTCTTACTTTCATGTAATTACTTTTATTGACAGAAACTCAAAAgattataaatttttattgaatccttcATCACCGATTCATCCCCTCCATCTAAGTGACAGTAGTATtcccttcaattggtattagagaaggttGTCGTACAAAGGCTTAAACACCTAGGTTGATCCTATGTGTGAAATACTATTTAAAATGGCTCAAGAAAGTTCCTCTTCTTCCAAGGCTCCTTTGTTTAATGATACTAATTATGATTTTGGAAAGTAATAATGAAAACTTATTTAATTTCCTTGGGTGTGGATGTTTGGACTATTGTTGTCAATGGATACACTATCCCACAAAGTATACCTACTGATTCTGATGGTAAGAGAGAATATGAAAATGATGCTAATGCCAAGCATGGTATCTTATGTGGATTGTCTAAAGATGTATTTGTTAAAATAATGCATTTTAGTTCCTAGAAACAAGTTTGGGACAAACTTAACAACATTTACCATGGTAATGATAAAGTAAAACAAGCTAAGATTCAAACTCTTAGGGCTAAGTTTGAAGGAATGAAGATGCATGATGAAGAAAAGGTTGCAGATTATTTCGttagagttgatgaatctatcaatGCAATTAGAGGATTAGTAGAAGACATAGAAGATAAGGATATAGTCCAAAAGGTGATGAGGTCTCTTCCCTCTAAATATGATTCTAAGTTATCAGCCATAGAGGAACTTAAGGAGTTGAATACATTGACTATGGATGATCTTCATGGGATACTCATTGCTTATGAAATGAGAGCTTGTAGTGATGAAACTATTCATAAGGAGAGTGCTTTTAAAGttgagaagaagaataaagaaactCAAAAAGGGGTTAGGAAAATACAAGGGCAAACTACTTTTAAATGCTTTAATTATGGTAAGCTTGGTCACTTTTCTGCAAATTGTCCTTTGGATGATAGTGACAAAGAAAATTTAGAATCTTTCTCTAAGCAGAGAACCTTAAATATAAAGAAAAAGTTTCCCCTCAAGCTTAAGAAAAGTTTATATGCTAAAGGTGATGTGACTGATAGTAATGCAGAAGAGTCAATGGATGATGAATCTGAAGTTTTGTTTATGACTACTGAATGTCTTGCAGGAAATCAGGGTCTTAATGATGTTGTGTTGTCAGATGTTGAAGGATAAAGTGAAGTTGACTTAGAAGGTGAGATAATTTGTGCTCTTAAAGAAGTCAAAAAAGTTAAAAAAGGAACTTTGTTTACAAGAGAATCAAGCTGCAACTTTCGTAAATAAACTTAACTCTCTTGAAATACTAGCAACCAATTTAACAAGAAAAATTGATGAGCAAAAAAGAATTGCAGATGAGACAAAAGAAAACTTAGCAAGTAAAAATGAATCTTGTAAAAAACTGGAAGCAAAGATAATAGTTTTAAAAAGAAAACTTGAAAGATATGATAAAATAAGATTAGAAGATATCTTGAGTACACAGAGGAAAGACAACAACATATCTGGTATAGGGTTTGAAATTGGTCAAATTCTAAATAGCAACAACAAAAATATCCTATATGAAAGTTTTGGGtctcaagaaaagaaagaagataatTCTAAATCACTCACATCTCatgaaaatgtttcaaaatcaGCTTCAACAAAATTGTAAACATAGTAGAAATATCATTCCAAGATCTTCATGACAACAAAAATCCAATTATTTGTGGAAGTCTCAGTCACGGTTTTATGGTTGTTGTTTCTTTTGTAATATGTTTGGACATAAAGCATCAAACTGCTGGTTCTCACAAAGACAATAttcaattcttggttttcattattTGATAAGTGATTCAAGTCTGAAAAACTTAGAGACTCAAATCTTATAATCAATAAGTGATTCTAACTTTCATTTAATTACTTTTATTGACAGAAACTCAAAAgattataaatttttattgaatccttcATCACCGATTCATCCCCTCCATCTAAGTGACAGTAGTATtcccttcaattggtattagagaaggttGTCGTACAAAGGCTTAAACACGTAGGTTGATCCTATGTGTGAAATACTATTTAAAATGGCTCAAGAAAGTTCCTCTTCTTCCAAGGCTCCTTTGTTTAATGATACTAATTATGATTTTGGAAAGTAATAATGAAAACTTATTTAATTTCCTTGGGTGTGGATGTTTGGACTATTGTTGTCAATGGATACACTATCCCACAAAGTATACCTACTGATTCTGATGGTAAGAGAGAATATGAAAATGATGCTAATGCCAAGCATGGTATCTTATGTGGATTGTCTAAAGATGTATTTGTTAAAATAATGCATTTTAGTTCCTAGAAACAAGTTTGGGACAAACTTAACAACATTTACCATGGTAATGATAAAGTAAAACAAGCTAAGATTCAAACTCTTAGGGCTAAGTTTGAAGGAATGAAGATGCATGATGAAGAAAAGGTTGCAGATTATTTCGttagagttgatgaatctatcaatGCAATTAGAGGATTAGTAGAAGACATAGAAGATAAGGATATAGTCCAAAAGGTGATGAGGTCTCTTCCCTCTAAATATGATTCTAAGTTATCAGCCATAGAGGAACTTAAGGAGTTGAATACATTGACTATGGATGATCTTCATGGGATACTCATTGCTTATGAAATGAGAGCTTGTAGTGATGAAACTATTCATAAGGAGAGTGCTTTTAAAGttgagaagaagaataaagaaactCAAAAAGGGGTTAGGAAAATACAAGGGTAAACTACTTTTAAATGCTTTAATTATGGTAAGCTTGGTCACTTTTCTGCAAATTGTCCTTTGGATGATAGTGACAAAGA is a genomic window of Cryptomeria japonica chromosome 7, Sugi_1.0, whole genome shotgun sequence containing:
- the LOC131856407 gene encoding uncharacterized protein LOC131856407 — encoded protein: MHDEEKVADYFVRVDESINAIRGLVEDIEDKDIVQKVMRSLPSKYDSKLSAIEELKELNTLTMDDLHGILIAYEMRACSDETIHKESAFKVEKKNKETQKGVRKIQGQTTFKCFNYGKLGHFSANCPLDDSDKENLESFSKQRTLNIKKKFPLKLKKSLYAKGDVTDSNAEESMDDESEFLFMTTECLAGNQGLNDVVLSDVEG
- the LOC131856410 gene encoding uncharacterized protein LOC131856410 is translated as MKMHDEEKVADYFVRVDESINAIRGLVEDIEDKDIVQKVMRSLPSKYDSKLSAIEELKELNTLTMDDLHGILIAYEMRACSDETIHKESAFKVEKKNKETQKGVRKIQGQTTFKCFNYGKLGHFSANCPLDDSDKENLESFSKQRTLNIKKKFPLKLKKSLYAKGDVTDSNAEESMDDESEVLFMTTECLAGNQGLNDVVLSDVEG
- the LOC131856409 gene encoding uncharacterized protein LOC131856409, with the protein product MKMHDEEKVADYFVRVDESINAIRGLVEDIEDKDIVQKVMRSLPSKYDSKLSAIEELKELNTLTMDDLHGILIAYEMRACSDETIHKESAFKVEKKNKETQKGVRKIQGQTTFKCFNYGKLGHFSANCPLDDSDKENLESFSKQRTLNIKKKFPLKLKKSLYAKGDVTDSNTEESMDDESEVLFMTTECLAGNQGLNDVVLSDVEG
- the LOC131856408 gene encoding uncharacterized protein LOC131856408, with product MKMHDEEKVADYFVRVDESINAIRGLVEDIEDKDIVQKVMRSLPSKYDSKLSAIEELKELNTLTMDDLHGILIAYEMRACSDETIHKESAFKVEKKNKETQKGVRKIQGQTTFKCFNYGKLGHFSANCPLDDSDKENLESFSKQRTLNIKKKFPLKLKKSLYAKGDVTDSNAEESMDDESEFLFMTTECLAGNQGLNDVVLSDVEG
- the LOC131856406 gene encoding uncharacterized protein LOC131856406 yields the protein MHDEEKVADYFVRVDESINAIRGLVEDIEDKDIVQKVMRSLPSKYDSKLSAIEELKELNTLTMDDLHGILIAYEMRACSDETIHKESAFKVEKKNKETQKGVRKIQGQTTFKCFNYGKLGHFSANCPLDDSDKENLESFSKQRTLNIKKKFALKLKKSLYAKGDVTDSNTEESMDDESEVLFMTTECLAGNQGLNDVVLSDVEG
- the LOC131856405 gene encoding uncharacterized protein LOC131856405, with the translated sequence MKMHDEEKVADYFVRVDESINAIRGLVEDIEDKDIVQKVMRSLPSKYDSKLSAIEELKELNTLTMNDLHGILIAYEMRACSDETIHKESAFKVEKKNKETQKGVRKIQGQTTFKCFNYGKLGHFSANCPLDDSDKENLESFSKQRTLNIKKKFPLKLKKSLYAKGDVTDSNTEESMDDESDVLFMTTECLAGNQGLNDVVLSDVEG